The following proteins are co-located in the Vicinamibacterales bacterium genome:
- a CDS encoding NUDIX hydrolase has product MAQFRFCPVCAAPLEPRVLKTGEPMRLVCTGATCGFVFYLDPKLAVGTIIRMPDGRLVLTRRAIDPGYGRWVFPGGYVDRGEEVRSAALREAREEAGIDVEIDGLVGIYSYPGTTAVIIVYSAVWTAGTLDIDDESSEIRAFDPDGLPWNDLAFPSTRDSLRDYLARAPGTADLTGA; this is encoded by the coding sequence GTGGCGCAATTCCGGTTCTGCCCGGTGTGCGCGGCGCCGCTCGAGCCGCGCGTGCTGAAGACGGGCGAGCCGATGCGCCTCGTCTGCACGGGCGCCACCTGCGGGTTCGTCTTCTATCTCGATCCGAAGCTCGCCGTCGGCACGATCATCCGGATGCCCGACGGGCGCCTCGTCCTCACCAGGCGGGCGATTGATCCCGGCTACGGCCGCTGGGTGTTCCCCGGCGGCTACGTCGACCGCGGCGAGGAGGTGCGATCGGCCGCCCTGCGGGAGGCGCGCGAGGAGGCCGGCATCGACGTGGAGATCGACGGGCTCGTCGGCATCTACTCCTATCCCGGCACGACGGCCGTGATCATCGTGTACAGCGCGGTGTGGACGGCGGGGACGCTGGACATCGACGACGAGAGCTCCGAGATCCGCGCGTTCGACCCGGACGGACTGCCGTGGAACGACCTGGCGTTCCCGAGCACGCGCGACTCCCTGCGCGACTACCTGGCTCGCGCACCGGGCACGGCGGACCTCACCGGGGCCTGA
- a CDS encoding aldolase/citrate lyase family protein, producing the protein MKHLVSVIVVCGALGLGAIGLVTGRAQQQPPPPTPRPAAPAPSADPYANNAAPGASEFPLAAPAGADSRARDTAPAGAANSGRFDPATWKYGSAFAPPAGAKIWNPVKVKMQAGGKVTGGTLFGATDPSTYCAMANAGYDFIWTEMQHGQRDWDDAARMWRTCPQAKAVPGVRIAYTDEREIQHALDAGALVLVVPTVDTPEEAQEVVNWAYFPPLGRRSNGGGQAFDAAMWGGVPGGYRATINDNLVLILMIETLEGLKNAEAIAKTKGVSAVFAASGDLGNFTGYRQGQPDYERAINIVHDAALAAGVRLCGPFAWRDRPDFTCFQAGSETAAIARGAAAELGALANTQGKPEVGPFAVRPR; encoded by the coding sequence ATGAAGCACCTCGTCTCGGTCATCGTCGTGTGCGGCGCGCTCGGGCTCGGGGCCATCGGCCTCGTCACGGGCCGCGCCCAACAGCAGCCCCCGCCGCCGACGCCGCGTCCCGCCGCACCGGCCCCGTCGGCCGATCCCTACGCCAACAACGCCGCGCCGGGCGCCTCGGAGTTCCCGCTTGCCGCGCCGGCGGGCGCGGACAGCCGCGCGAGGGACACCGCGCCGGCAGGCGCGGCCAACTCGGGACGCTTCGACCCCGCCACCTGGAAGTACGGCAGCGCGTTCGCGCCGCCCGCCGGCGCCAAGATCTGGAACCCCGTGAAGGTGAAGATGCAGGCCGGCGGGAAGGTCACGGGCGGCACGCTGTTCGGGGCGACCGACCCGAGCACGTACTGCGCGATGGCCAACGCCGGCTACGACTTCATCTGGACCGAGATGCAGCACGGGCAGCGCGACTGGGACGACGCGGCCCGGATGTGGCGCACGTGCCCGCAGGCCAAGGCCGTGCCGGGCGTCCGCATCGCCTACACCGACGAGCGTGAGATCCAGCACGCGCTCGACGCGGGCGCCCTCGTGCTGGTCGTGCCCACGGTGGACACGCCGGAGGAGGCCCAGGAGGTCGTGAACTGGGCCTACTTCCCGCCGCTCGGCCGCCGGAGCAACGGCGGCGGCCAGGCGTTCGATGCCGCGATGTGGGGCGGCGTGCCTGGCGGGTATCGCGCCACGATCAACGACAACCTCGTGCTGATCCTGATGATCGAGACGCTCGAGGGGCTGAAGAACGCCGAGGCCATCGCGAAGACCAAGGGTGTGTCGGCCGTATTCGCCGCCAGCGGCGATCTCGGCAACTTCACGGGCTACCGCCAGGGCCAGCCGGACTACGAGCGCGCGATCAACATCGTGCACGACGCGGCGCTGGCCGCCGGCGTCCGCCTGTGCGGGCCGTTCGCGTGGCGGGACCGCCCAGACTTCACGTGCTTCCAGGCCGGGAGCGAGACGGCCGCGATCGCCCGGGGCGCGGCCGCCGAACTCGGCGCGTTGGCCAACACGCAGGGCAAGCCCGAGGTCGGGCCGTTCGCCGTCAGGCCCCGGTGA